TCGCCCCGGTGGCAATGGAAAAGCAGCTCCGCTTCGCAATCCGCGAAGGTGGCCGTACCGTTGGCGCTGGCTCCGTAACCGAAATCATCAAGTAATCGGATAATAAAATGCCCAGAGAACTCATCACGCTCGAATGCACCGAATGCAATCAGCGCAACTATGACTGCGACAAGAACAAGCGT
Above is a genomic segment from Fibrobacter sp. UWT2 containing:
- the rpmG gene encoding 50S ribosomal protein L33, which gives rise to MPRELITLECTECNQRNYDCDKNKRLHPSRVEYKKYCPFCRKHTVHKETK